From the genome of Molothrus aeneus isolate 106 chromosome 12, BPBGC_Maene_1.0, whole genome shotgun sequence:
GACCCTGTAGTAATGTACTTGTcctcctgcaggctgggggatgagTACACTGAAATGTGCTGTAAAGGGTACCCTTGTGGTTTTAGGCAGTTCCCATTTTGGCAACAGAGATGCCAGGCCAGATAGGAGGAATCAGTCAGCATTGCTTTACTTGAGAAATGAACACTGAGGATTTTGGGTGTGAGAAGTCATTagctggaagagctggaggTGCTCAGTGAATGTGTTCAGGCCTTTGTTTTTTACAGACTGTAATTGAGTCCATAATAAACATCCAGAGCAAAGCTTGTTCCTGTTGGAATGTGGATTTGTGAAAGTAAatctgctttcttctctttaGGACGGCCTTGGCAAGGTTTCGGCAAGCTcagctggaggaaggaaaagtcAAGGTGAGGTGTAAAAGCTCTGGAGGTTTGGTAGCTCAAGGCAGGCCTTGTTCAGAGCCCAGGTATTCTGTGCTTGACTCCAgttagaaggaaaatatttcagctgacTGTATTTCACACTCACACAGGCAGGAAAATTCTCCACTAAAGTTTCTCCAaagtttttttacttttctgtttcATATTGCGTATTTTGCAGAGAAAAGGGGTTTAATACCTTTTAATAAAAGGTGGAGCTTTTAGTAAAAAGGTAGAGCCTTTTAATAAAAGGTAGAACTGTGGGGAAGGGGACAAAATAACTGCTCACAAAACCCTAGAAGCAAGATGATGCATCAGTTTGTATAAGCAAGCCAATGGAATGTGAAGAAGGTTGGGAAGAAGGTACTCTGtataaactggaaaaaattacATTGTTTAGGAGTAGCATTGAGAAAAGCTTAACCTTAAGAATGTGGTGTGTGCTGAAAATGGTGAAACTGTCCTGAATATAACATTTGTTGTATTGGAAAGGATTATGGGGTGAGAGATTTTGGTTTGGATAAAGTGGATCTAAGTAGGTGTTTGTAGTCTGTGATAGTTTAATTTGTCAGGGCTGTAAATCATTACTGTTCTTCACTTACTACAACTCGATGGCAGCAGAAGGCCCTGGAGCTTGGTAGCATGATTTGGCATTAATGGAGCAGTAGAGCCTGTGTGAAGTGCTGTGTCAGTGCTCAGCTGAATCCCATGTGTGTGCTGTTCTGTCAACAGGAGCGAAGGCCTTTCCTTGCCTCAGAGTGCAATGAGCTGCCCAAAGCTGAGAAATGGAGGAGACAGGTAATGCCAGCCTGTGCATTTTCTAATTCTGTAGGAAGTAGAACTTTACATTTCCTGCTTAGACAGCCTGCTTACAAGGGGTTTTCCACACTTGCAGTGCCCTGACAGTTAAATCACAGAACATTTTCTAAGATTGTACAGCTCAGTGTTAAGAGTAGCTCCTACCACATCAGGTTGCTGCAAGGCCAGGTCCTGCTGAGTCTTTAAATCTCCAGGGATTTAGATTCCAGGTTTTTGGAGCtgctgttccagtgtttgattATCTTCCTAAAGATTTCTTTCCCCTTGAATTTAATCAGAATTTCTCCAGTTTCAACTTGTGTTTTATTGCTTCTTGCCCTATTGCCATGCACTTCTCAAACAATCTTGCTCTTCTTTGTTCCCTCCACTGattgagaaattaatttctgtgttcTTATTTGACTAGATCATTGGGGAGATTTCCAAGAAAGTGGCACAGATCCAAAATGGTAAGATTTTTCTAactatgttttattttttgaatatCCAGTCATAAGCAGTTCCAgtaaaaatcccatttcatGTAAACTCTACTGTTTCCATTGCaataaattctgaaattccTCTGGTATTTCTCTGAGCTTCCtaattttttggattttttcctctctaacaGCTGGATTGGGTGAATTCAGAATTCGGGACCTGAACGATGAAATAAACAAACTCCTGAGGGAGAAAGGACACTGGGAATACAGAATAAAGGAGCTGGGAGGTCCAGATTATGCTGTAAGTGTGGAATGTCTTGTACTGCATGGTGGTTCTGCTCACAAGTGAAGTGACTGCTGAGAAAAATATGTAACATTTAGTTAGCCATGGATGGCTTGGCCagtgttattttaatttagCCCCTGAAATGTTTGGCTGTGTTAGAAGAAAGTTTTAAACTATGAACtctgtttattttccagagGATTGGCCCAAAAATGTTAGATCATGAAGGGAAAGAGGTCCCAGGAAACAGAGGCTACAAATACTTTGGGGCTGCAAAGGATTTGCCAGGAGTAAGAGAACTTTTTGAAAAGGAACGTAAGTaaagagcagctcctcccagaCATGAATCTGTGCAGTAGAATGTCTTGAGTAAAATGCTGTTGTAGTTTGTGGGGAGTGCTGGTAACAGCATTTCTGAATGTCTTAGGCCAGCTCAGTGAAACAATGAGCACACATAAATAACTAAATGCTAGAGCACCTTGGGCTGTTTGCAATTAAGGAAATGTAGTAAGGAGTAGACTGGTTCCTACTGGGAATTCCACATGGTAAGGACTGATGTCATATAGAAACTTTCAGCATAAGAGGCAAACTTCAGTGAGAAGTTGTAAGTGGTACTCAGAGTTCAGGACTAGAAGAAGGGAAAGTTGGGTTGAGCATAATTTTTGAAGCAGGAATGAGTTTTCATAATGAAAAACTGGAGGTAAGGGGATGAAACTTTGTCATGAAATGAGTGCAATTGCTTGGGCCTGAAAGTGAGGCAGAGACAAATTATGGGAAATACTCCAGGGTGTGGGGGAACCATTGGGTCATGTACTGGAACTGCTTTGTGCAGGCCACAGGGTGacaccagtgctcccagtgctggcagcagctccatggtgcTGGGTGTTGGCTGGCACGAGGCAGCTGTGGTGCTGTGAGgttgggcacacctggggacactgagcaggCGATGGAGGTGGCCTGGTGGGTGACAGTGgtgttcctgcagccctgccacccccacGGAAGACTCGGGCTGAGCTTATGAAGGACATTGATGCTGAGTACTATGGCTACAGGGATGAGGATGATGGGATTctggagcccctggagcaggagcatgAGAAGAAAGGTATGTGAGATTCCaaacctgcacagagcagcccagcaagggctgctgATGCACTCTGAACTGAAGgcaccttttttttctgatgtagaGGATTTAGGCAAAGGGTTTAAGTCCATTGGAAGAGCTCTGGCAATAAGACCATGCTGCTCTGACTGGCTCTCAGCCACACTTGCCATTTTCCTTTGCTCCCCAGTTATAGCAGAAGCAGTGGAAAAatggaagatggagagagaagCACGACTTGCaaggggtgaggaggaggaggaagaaaacatcTATGCTGTCCATGAGGAAGAGGTAGGGGTGGCTCAGGTGCTGTGACTTTTCATGTGACTTCTGTGCTTCCTTCTTGGACATGGCATTACTCTGCCAAGGAcctgtctgctgctgtgctggccctCTCCCCACCTGGCCACCACACAGTTTAGTCAGAATCAGTAGCAGGGGAGTGCTCTTGGCCCAAGCTTAgggagtgctgggggctggcaggtgAGGACAGACCTTTCACTGCAGTGAGAAACACCTTGCTGTGATCTCAGTAGCACTGTTATTGTCCTTGGTGTGTTGGTAACACTGCTCAGTCTGGCTCCTGAGCACAACCTGCCTCAGTAACAGCACAAGCAGCTTTGGGGACAGGAGAATGTCACACTGCCACTGTGTGAAAacccaagggctgcagggcctTGTTTGCCCTTGGATCATGATgcagcagggctttgctggtgctgctgtcactgctgtgacaTGGCTGTTTCTTCTGACATGAGATCTGCTCCCAGTGAGATCTGGAGAAGGGTACTGGAAACAAGGTCTCATTTCTCAGTCTGTATCTAGGTGGGTTAAGCACAAGAATAAAAAGGAGGAATCCattgtgatggtgttcacaggggttccaggatgagggaagagacgaggatctgactccatgtttcagaaggctgatttattattttatgatatatattacattaaaactatactaaaagaatagaagaaaggatttcatcagaaggctggctaagaatagcaaaagaaagaatgataacaaaggtttgtgtctcagagagtccgagccagctgactgtgattggccattaattagaaacaaccacatgagacagatcccagatgcacctgttgcattccacagcagcagataaccattggttacattctgttcctgaggcctctcagcttctcaggaggaaaaatcctaaggaaatgGTTTTTCATACAATGTGTCTGTGACAATCCATCAGGTGGATCTGGTGGCTCCTCCAGTACCTGTTTTATTTGTAGAATCCCATGGTTCGTGAGCCCAGCTGTTGGGTGTGGGACCAGAGCAGTACAGAGCTGTACAGGGAAGTGGTACCCATATTTTTATAGCACTTGCTGCTTAGCTGGCTCCTCTTCtgttcacagctctgctgtggcacCCAGAGTTATGGAAGGGGAGGAAATGCAGCTTTACATCTGTGGCCATGCCACAGCAGAGCAAAGGCCATATGAGAAATGGAAGCAGTAGTGCTGAAAATGTCCAGGAGCAGGG
Proteins encoded in this window:
- the ISY1 gene encoding pre-mRNA-splicing factor ISY1 homolog isoform X2 codes for the protein MARNAEKAMTALARFRQAQLEEGKVKERRPFLASECNELPKAEKWRRQIIGEISKKVAQIQNAGLGEFRIRDLNDEINKLLREKGHWEYRIKELGGPDYARIGPKMLDHEGKEVPGNRGYKYFGAAKDLPGVRELFEKEPLPPPRKTRAELMKDIDAEYYGYRDEDDGILEPLEQEHEKKVIAEAVEKWKMEREARLARGEEEEEENIYAVHEEESDEEGGKEREGEDGQQKFIAHVPVPTQQEIEEALVRRKKMELLQKYASETLLAQSEEAKTLLGL